The Streptomyces vinaceus genome contains the following window.
TGCCTCTTCCTCACCACCCGCAGGGACTCCCTGCTTCAGGCTGCCGGCCTGCTGTTGCTGTGGAGCCGGGGCTGGGTGGAACCCGTGGTCCCACCGCCTGAGCCCCGGCACCTGGTCGCTCAGCAACTGCTTGCCATCACTCTCCAGAAGCACAAGTTGGGGGACCGGCTGTGGGCGGACGAATGGAATGGGCTGCCGCACTTCGACGCTTCCGCGGCTCCGATCCTGCGCCATCTGGTGGGCGAGGGATTCCTCGACTCCGACGGGGGACTGCTGTTCATCGGCCCGGAAGCAGAACGCCGCTTCGGACGACGCCATTTCATCGAGCTGACCGCGTCATTCACGGCACCCCCGCAGTTCACCGTGCTTTCCGGGCGCACTGAAATCGGCCAGGCGGATCCTGCCGTACTCACCGAGGAGCGGCCGGGACCTCGCCGACTGCTCCTGGCGGGGCGCAGCTGGCAGGTGACGTACATTGACTGGGGACGCAAGCGGGTGTTCGTCGAACCCGTGGAGGGCGGTGGCATCGCCAAGTGGTCGAGCGGCACGCCCACCGGTCTCTCGTACGCGCTCACCCGTGCCATGCGGGACGTGTTGCTCGGCGCTGCCCCACCCGTCTCCCTGACCCGTAGGGCAGCATCGGGGCTTCAGGAATGGCGGGAGGAGGAAGCGCCCCACACCGTCCATCCTTGTGGGACTCTCATCACACGACGGGGGACGGACGTCCGCTGGTGGACCTGGGCTGGCTACCGGACCAACGCCACCCTCGGCGCGACCCTGTCCACGGCTGCCGACCCACTCCAGCGGCCGACCGACTGCTACCTGCGGCTAAGGGAGGACCTCACCCCGGACACGTGGGAGGCCGCGAGGAACAGCGCGTGCTCCTCTGCGGCTCTCGTTCTGCCCGACGTCGACCAGCGGGCCGTGCACGGCTTGAAGTTCGCTGCGGCGCTGCCCAATAGGCTAGCGACGGCGACACTGGCTTCGAGGCTCGCCGATTTTGAGGGAGCACGGGAGACGCTGGCCGAGTCCGTCCGGTTCTCGTCAGATCAGCGGTGACGGCCCGCAGACTCTGCCAGCCCACTGGCTCGGCAAGTGCGGGACTCAGCCACCTACATGGGGAAAGCTCACGCAGCGAGCTTACGACAGCCCTCACTGCCCGATCCTGGCAGTCTCCAGCGCGGCTTGACAACGACCTCGAGGCAGCGTGTGGCGAAGCCTCGGGCCATGGCACTGTCCGACACGTTGCAAGCGGCCCTCGAGCCCGTAGGGCCTCTTGCCCGGTCGGGCTGGCCCTCAGGCATCAAGGTGAAGGCACGCTACGCTGCCCGAGTGCCATGTCGTGGGCGGATAGCAGCTCAAAGCCTCGCAGACGCGCCCCGCACTTCACCTGTTGGGCGTGGGCACCCGTACGAGCGTCACGAGCGTGGCCTGCGTTGCGGGGCCGACGCGCCGTTCCAGCGAGCCGCGCTCCGGAAGCGCCCCGGCCAGGCTGGCGGAAACCGGTACGGCGACGCCGAGCAGCATGATGTGTGAGGGGACTGGGATTAATCGGATGACACCGCCGTCGAGGCGGCTCTCCCCACTTCACCATCACAGCCCGGGGCCGGCGATGCGATTTCCTCATCCTGCAGGAACAGGACCGGGCCTACGAGTGGGCCGACACGGCCGCGCGACCTCTTGGGGATCAGCGCTACGCCGAGACAGTCCGCGTCCAGCGACGTGAAGCGCAAGAAGAGCGCCTCTCGCGGCAAGATTGTGATCTGCCGCGCGAGGCGCCCCACTTCATGACTGACGGCCCATCGGAAATCGGCGCCCGCATGCGTCACACGTGCGTCACGAGCGTCGAATCTGCGTCAAGATATCGCCCGCAACGCCCACAATGCGCATAACGCACACCGGGAAACCTGCAGGTCAGGCGTCCTCGCGGATCGGCTCAAGGATCGCGACGCACTCCACGTGGTGCGTCATCGGGAAGAGGTCGAAGGCGCGGAGGGTGCGGGGCTTGTAGCCGGCTTCCTTGAAGTAGGCCAGGTCGCGGGCCAGGGCCGCCGGGTCGCAGGCCACGTACGCGATGCGGCGGGCGTTCAGGCCCGCCACGTGGCGGACCGTCTGCTTGCCGGCGCCGGCCCGCGGGGGGTCCAGGACCACCAGGTCGCACTCGGTGATCCCGGTCTTCGGGAGGACCGACTCCACCTTGCCCTGCTCGATGCGGACCCGGGGGAAGTCCGCCAGGTTGTGCCGGGCGTCCTCCACCGCGCGCTTCGTCGACTCGATGCCGAGCACCGCGCCCGTCTCGCCGAGGCGTTCGGCGAGGGCGCCCGCGAAGATGCCGACGCCGCAGTAGAGGTCGAGGGCCATCTCGCCCTTGCGCGGCATCAGGCCCTGCATGACCGCCTTGATCAGGGTGTCGGCGGCCTGCGGGTGGACCTGCCAGAAGCCGCCCATGCCCACGCGGTACGTACGGCCGTCCGCGCGCTCCCGTACGAAGGGGCGGCCGTGGACCCGGTGGACCCCGCCGTCCTTCTCCTCGACCCGGAGCACCGAAACCGGCTTGTCGAGCTCGACCAGCGGGAGGCGGCCGCCCGGGCGCGGGGTCAGGACGACCTGGCGGTCCTGGGAGCCGGTCGCGGCGATCGCCTCGACCGTGGCCATCTGGGGCCAGTCCTGCTTCTCGATGCCCAGCTCGCTGACGCCCGGAGCCGCGATCATGCAGTGGTCGACCGGCTCGATGTCGTGCGAGCGGTGCTTGCGCAGGCCCGCGTTGCCGTCCTCGTCGATCGCGTACTGGACGCGGGTGCGCCACTGCGGGACCTGCCCCGCCGGCAGCTTGTCGCCCTCGGCCGGCATGACCGTGCCGTCCCAGCCGGCCTCCTCCGGGGTGAGCCCGGCCAGCCGCAGCAGCTGCTCGGCGACGACCTCGCCCTTGAGCCGGCGCTGGGCGCCCGGCTTGGCGTGCTGCCAGTCGCAGCCGCCGCACTTGCCGGGGCCGGCGTACGGGCACGGCGCCTCGACCCGGTCCTTGGACGCCTCCACGACCGTGATCGCGTCGGCGCGCAGGAAGCGGGAGTCCGACTCGCCCTCGGTGACCTTGGCGATCACCTTCTCCCCCGGGAGGGTGTGGCGGACGAAGAGGACGCGGCCGTCGGCGGTACGGGCGATGCAGTGGCCGCCGTGCGCGACGGGGCCGACCTCGACCTCGTACTCCTCCCCGACCAAGGACTGCTTCTCGTTCTGCTCGGTCATGGTGGGGAGACTCCAAAACATAAATGGGAACGGCCGGACGACCGACCCACCAGTTTACGTGGATCTCGTCCGGCCGTTCGCCACACCGCCCGCGGCGCTACTTGCCCGCGCGGTCCTTCGCGCGCGGGGTGTCCACCGGTCCGCGGCGCACCGCGCCCGGGGCGTTCCACTCCTGGCGCTTCTTGGCCCGCCTCTTCGCGAGCTCCGAGGACTCCAGCTGGTACGGCACCGAGGTGACCATCACGCCGGGGGTGAACAGCAGGCGGCCCTTGAGCCGCAGCGCGCTCTGGTTGTGCAGCAGGTGCTCGTACCAGCGCCCGACGACGTACTCCGGGATGTACACGCTGACGGCGTCGCGCGGGTTCTCGCTGCGCAGGCCCTTCACGTACTCCACCACGGGTCGGGTGATCTCGCGGTACGGGGAGTCGAGGATCTTGAGCGGTACGTTGATCCCGCGCCGCTCCCACTCCTCCTTCAGCGCCTTCGTCTCGGCCGGGTCGACGCTGATGCTGAGCGCCTCCAGGGTGTCCGACCGGGTCAGCTTGGCGAAGGCCAAGGCGCGCAGCGTGGGCTTGTGCACCTTGGAGACCAGGACGATGGAGTGGACCCGGGAGGGCCGCACGCTGTCGTCGCTGGGGCCCTCGACCGCGGCGATCTCGGCGGCGACCCGGTCGTAGTGCTTGCGGATCGCGGTCATCGTGCCGTAGAAGATCACCATGCCCAGCAGGGCGACCCAGGCGCCGTGCGTGAACTTGGTGGCCAGGACGACGACCAGCACCAGGCCGGTGAAGATCGCACCGAAGGTGTTGATGGCCCGGGAGCGGTGCATCCGGCGCCGCGCGGACTGGTCCTTCTCGGTCCGCAGGTGCCGGTTCCAGTGCCGGACCATGCCGATCTGGCTGAGCGTGAAGGAGACGAACACGCCGACGATGTAGAGCTGGATCAGCTTGGTGGAGTCGGCGTCGTAGATCCACACGAGCAGCATGGCCGCGCCGGCGAGCAGCACGATGCCGTTCGAGAAGGCGAGGCGGTCACCGCGGGTGTGCAGCTGGCGGGGCAGGTAGCGGTCCTGCGCGAGGATCGAGCCGAGCAGCGGGAAGCCGTTGTACGCGGTGTTGGCGGCCAGGAACAGCACGAGCGCGGTGGCGGTCGCCAGGATGATGAACAGGATGCTGCCGTTGCCGAAGACGGCCTCGGCCACCTGGGAGATCACCGGGTGCTGGACGAACTCGGGGCCGACGGGGACGCCGTTGTCCAGCAGGTTGGTGGCGGGCGCCTCGGCCATCTTCACGTCGGTGGCCATGGCCAGGCCGATGATCCCGCAGAACATGGTGACCGCAAGGGCGCCCATGAGGGCGAGGGTGGTGGCCGCGTTCTTGCTCTTGGGCTTGCGGAAGGCGGGGACGCCGTTGCTGATCGCCTCGACGCCGGTCAGGGCGGCGCATCCGGAGGAGAAGGCCCGCAGCAGCAGGAAGACCAGCGCGAAGCCGGCCAGCCCCTGGTGCTCGGCCTTGATCTCCAGGTGGGCCGTCGGGGCCTGCATGGTGTCGCCGGCGACGAGGCCGCGCCAGGCGCCCCAGGCGATCATCACGAAGACGGCTCCGACGAACACGTACGTCGGAATGGCGAAGAGCTTCCCCGATTCCTTCACACCGCGCAGATTCATCAGCGTGAGCAGAAGAATCATGATCATCGCGGAGAGCACCTTGTGCTCGATGACGAAATCCACGGCGGAGCCGAGATTCTCGACTCCGGAGGAGATCGACACGGCGACGGTCAGGACGTAGTCGACGAGCAGCGCGCTCGCGACCGTGAGTCCGGCCTTCGGCCCGAGATTGGTGTTGGCGACCTCGTAGTCGCCGCCGCCGCTGGGGTAGGCGTGGACGTTCTGGCGGTAGGAGGCGACCACGGTGAACATCAGCACCACGACCGCGAGGGCGATCCAGGGGCTGAAGTGGTACGCCGACACACCGGCGATCGACAGGACCAGCAGGACCTCACCAGGGGCATATGCCACCGAGGAGAGCGGGTCGGATGCGAACACGGGTAGGGCGATCCGCTTGGGGAGGAGCGTTTCCCCGAGGCGGTCGCTGCGTAGCGCCCGGCCGATCAGGATCCGTTTGGGCACGTCGGTCAGTTTGGACACGCAGAGGATCGTAAGCGTTCGAAATCGGCCTGACGAACCCCCGGCCCGTATTACAGGGCAATGACACCCGCATTGAGACCCTGCGTGCTCGGCAAAGGCCACATGGGGGACCGCCCGTGTGTAGCTTGGGCCGTGGTCTGAGACCCTGTGAAGCCAGAGCATGCAATGAGGCTGGGAACCAGCGAGCGCTGACAGCCGGAAGGACGGCCGTGCACATCGTCATTATGGGCTGCGGAAGAGTGGGCTCCGCCCTCGCGCAGACCTTGGAACAGCAGGGGCATACGGTCGCTGTCGTCGACCAGGACCCCACCGCATTCCGCCGGCTGGGAGCCGGATTCGGCGGGCGCCGCGTCACCGGGGTCGGCTTCGACCAGGACACGCTGCGCGAGGCCGGGATCGAGGAAGCGGGCGCCTTCGCCGCGGTCAGCAGTGGTGACAATTCCAACATCATCGCTGCCCGCGTGGCGCGCGAGATGTTCGGCGTCGAGAACGTCGCCGCCCGTATCTACGACCCCAAGCGGGCCGAGGTGTACCAGCGCCTGGGCATCCCCACCGTCGCGACCGTACGGTGGACCGCCGACCAGATGCTGCGCCGGCTGCTGCCGTCCGGGGCCGAGCCGCTGTGGCGCGACCCGAGCGGCGGGGTCCAGCTCGCGGAGGTGCACACCTCGGCCGCCTGGATCGGCCACAAGGTCAGCAAGCTCCAGGAGGAGACCGGTGTCCGCGTGGCCTTCCTCACCCGGCTGGGCGAGGCGATGCTGCCGACCTCCCAGACGGTGCTGCAGGAGGGCGACCTCGTCCACGTGATGATGCGCACGGACGAGATCGAGAAGGTCGAAGAGGCCTTCGCCCAGGGGCCCGAGGAGGCACACGCATGAGGGTCGCGATCGCCGGAGCCGGCGCGGTGGGCCGTTCCATCGCGGGTGAGCTGCTGGAGAACGGGCACGAGGTGCTCCTCGTCGACAAGGCGCCGACCGCCATCTCGGTCGAGCGGGTGCCGCAGGCCGAGTGGCTGCTGGCCGACGCCTGCGAGATCACCTCGCTCGACGAGGCCGCGCTGCAGCGCTGCAACGTCGTCATCGCCGCCACGGGCGACGACAAGGTCAACCTGGTCGTCTCCCTGCTCGCCAAGACCGAGTACGGGGTCCCCCGGGTCGTGGCGCGCGTCAACAACCCGAAGAACGAGTGGCTCTTCAACGAGTCCTGGGGCGTCGACGTCGCGGTCTCGACGCCGCGTCTGATGTCGGCCCTGGTCGAGGAGGCCGTCAGCGTCGGCGACCTGGTGCGCCTGCTGCGCTTCAGCCACGGCGACGCCAACCTCGTCGAGCTGACCCTGCCCGCCGACTCCTCGGTCGCCGGCACCCAGATCAGCGAGATCAGCTGGCCCGAGGACACCTCGCTGGTCACGATCATCCGCGGCAACCGGGTCCTCACCCCGCACGGCGAGGAGACCCTGGAGCCGGGCGACGAACTGCTCTTCGTGGCCGCCCAGGCCCGTGAGGAGCAGCTGGAGGAGCTCCTCCAGGCCCGTCACTGACGGAGCCGTACGTACGGGAGGGGCGGGCAGCCGATCCGGCTGCCCGCCCCTCCCGCATGTCCGCACGCGCTACTTGGCCCCGGCCTTGCGGGCCTTCTCCGCGGCCTCCTCGGCCTCCCACTCCGCGATCACGTCGATCGGCGGCGGCGCCTTCGCCAGGAACACCCACGTGAAGTACACCGCGAGCACCATCGGCGGCAGCTTCAGCGCGATCAGCACCCAGCCCAGCTGCGTCGCGTCCCCCCACCAGTACAGCGGGAAGAGGATCGCGTACTTCGCGAGGAAGATGATCCCCCAGGCCAGGCTGGCCTTGGTGTACGCCTTCTTCCGCCCGGGGTTGCGCGTCCGCCAGGACAGGTTCTCCTTGAAGACCGGCCCCAGGATCACCCCCAGCAGCGGGAACCCGACCAGCGCGGAGAGCGTGAAGGCCACGCCCAGCCCGGCGCCGTAGATCATGCCGGGCAGGTAGAAGCCCTTGGCCGTACCGGTGAACAGGGCGAAGGCCACGCCGACGCCCACGCCGAAGACCCCGCTGAAGGCGTGCTTGACGGTGTCCTTGCGCAGCAGCCGTACGATCACGAGGAGGACGGCGACCGCCCCCGCCGCGATCGCGGACATCTTCACGTCCTTGTTGATCGTGTAGATCATCACGAAGAGCAGTCCGGGGAGCATCGTCTCCACGGTGCCCCGTACGCCTCCGAACGCGTCGAAGAGCGCCGCCTGCGTCACGGCCTTCTGGTCCGCGGACGGTTCGCCCGCGGGATCCGGGGTGATCGGTTTGTCGAGTGACGTCACCGGCTACTGCTCCTGTCCGAGCGGTCGGAGTTCGTACTTCGGATTGAAGAGGACCCGGCGGCCGTGGCTCATCGCGATCCGCCCTGAGGCGATCATGCGCCGGCCCGGTTCGATTCCCACGATCGAGCGACGCCCGAGCCAGACCACGTCCAGTGCCGCCGAGCCGTCGAAGAGCTCCGCCTCCAGGGCGGGCACCCCGGCGCGCGGCCGGAGGGTGACGGTACGCAGGGTTCCCGTCACCTTGACTATCTGGCGGTCGTGGGAGTCGCAGATCCGCGTGCATCCCGCGGCTTCTGCGGCCTCCTGCAGCTCCGCCGAATGCAGCTCCTCCTGCGAGGTCGACAGCCGCTCTATCATCCTCCGGAACCGGCCCGCCGGCCTGACCGGCTTGACGGACTTCTCGGGACGCGGTTCAGCACTCATACAGGAAGCGTACCGGCGCCCCCGCTACCTCTCGAAGCGGTATCCCATGCCCGGTTCCGTGATGAAGTGCCGCGGATGCGAGGGGTCCGCCTCCAGCTTGCGCCGCAGCTGGGCCATGTAGACCCGCAGGTAGTTGGTCTCGGTGCCGTACGAGGGCCCCCAGACCTCCTGGAGGAGCTGCTTCTGGCTCACCAGCTTGCCCCCGTTGCGGACCAGTACCTCCAGCAGGTGCCATTCGGTGGGCGTCAGCCGTACGTCGCGCCCCTCGCGCACGGCCTTCTTGGCGGCCAGGTCCACGGTGAAGCCGTCGGTCTCCACGATCACCTCGTCCTCGCCGGAGGCCGCTCCCGGCTCGGCCCGGCGGACGGCCGCGCGCAGCCGGGCGAGCAGCTCGTCCATGCCGAAGGGCTTGGTGACGTAGTCGTCGGCCCCGGCGTCCAGGGCCTCGACCTTCTCGTCGGAGCTGTGCCGGGCCGAGAGGACCAGGATCGGCACCCGGGTCCAGCCGCGCAGCCCCTTGATCACCTCGACGCCGTCCATGTCGGGCAGGCCCAGGTCGAGGACGACCACGTCGGGGTGGCGGGCGGCCGCGAGCTCCAGGGCCTGGGCCCCGTCCGCCGCGGCGTCGACCTCGTACTTGCGCGCCTTCAGGTTGATCACGAGGGCTCGGACGATCTGCGGCTCGTCGTCCACCACGAGCACCCGGGTCATTGAGGTCCTGCTTTCTGTCGTACGGGGTCGGGATCGTTGAGGTCGGAGGCTTCGGATGCGCCGGAGGTGCCGGAGGCCGCGCCACCGCCGCCCGGCGCGGCGCGCTCGGGTCCACTGTCGCGCGTCGCGGCGCGCAGCGTCAGCACCATGGTCAGTCCGCCGCCGGGAGTGTCCTCGGCCGCGAGGGTGCCGTCCATGGCCTCGGCGAAACCGCGGGCCACCGCGAGGCCGAGGCCCACCCCGGCGCCGCGCGGGGCGTCCCCGTGCCGCTGGAAGGGGGCGAAGATGCGGTCCTTGGCCTCGTCGGGCACCCCGGGCCCGCGGTCCACGACGCGTACCTCGACCCGGTCGCCCAGGTGGCTCGCCCGGACCAGTACCCGCTCGTCGGGCGGGCTGTACTTGACGGCGTTCTCCACGACGTTGGCCACGCTGCGCTCCAGCAGCCCGGGGTCCACGGCCACCATCGGCAGCGTCTCCGGGACGTCCAGGACCACGCTGTCCTCCGGTACGCCGCCCAGCGCCATCGGGACCACCTCGTCGAGGTCGATCTCCCGGATCAGCGGGGTCACGGTGCCGGTCTGCAGCCGGGACATGTCGAGGAGGTTGCCCACCAGGTGGTCGAGCCGGTCGGCGCCGTCCTCGATGCCTTCGAGGAGTTCGGCCCGGTCCTCCTCGGACCAGTCCACGTCGTCGGAGCGCAGGGAGGACACGGAGGCCTTGATGGAGGCCAGCGGCGTACGCAGGTCATGGCTGACGGCGGCCAGCAGCGCGGTGCGGATCCGGTTGCCCTCTGCCAGCCGGCGGGCCTCCTCGGCCTCCCCGACCAGCCGCTGCCGGTCCAGGACCACGGCGGCCTGGGCGGCGAAGGCGCCGAGCACGCGCCGGTCCTCGGCGGGCAGCACCCGGCCGGACAGGGCCAGCGCCATGTGGTCCCCGATGGGCATGTCCACATCGGCGTCCTCGGGGCGGCCGACCGGGTGCGGGCCGACGCTGCCGGCCGGCTTCCAGGGCTCGACGTCGCTCGTACGTTCCAGCAGGGCCACGGACTCCATGGCGAAGGTCTCGCGCACCCGCTCCAGCAGCGCGTCCAGCGTGGTCTCGCCGCGGAGCACGCTGCCGGCCAGGAAGGAGAGGATCTCCGACTCGGCGCGCAGCCGGGCGGCCTGGTGGGTGCGCCGGGCCGCCAGGTCCACCACCGAGGCCACCGAGACCGCCACCCCGAAGAAGACGGCGATGGCCACGATGTTCTTCGGGTCCGAGATGGTGAACCGGTGGACGGGCGGGGCGAAGAAGTAGTTCAGCAGCAGCGAGCCGAAGGCGGCCGAGGCCAGCGCCGGCCAGAGCCCGCCCAGCAGGGCGGCGGCCACGGTCAGCGCGAGGAACAGCAGCATCTCGTTGGCGAGGCCCGGATCGGCGTTGACGTGCGTGAGCAGGACGGCCAGCAGGGCGGGGAAGACGATCCCCACGATCCAGCCGGCGATGATCCGGGGCCGGCCGAGCCGGGCCGCGGAGCGGACCACGGGCAGGCCGCGGCCCCGGGCGACCTCCTCGTGCGTGACGATGTGCACGTCGAGGTCCGGCCCCGAGTCGCGGGCGACCGTGGCGCCGACGCCCGGGCCGAACACGTACTGCCAGGCCTTGCGGCGGCTGGAGCCGAGGACGATCTGGGTGGCGTTGACCCCGCGGGCGAATTCGAGCAGCGCCTCGGGGATGTCGTCGCCGATCACATGGTGGAACGTTCCGCCAAGATCCTCGACCAGCGTCCGCTGGACCGCGAGCTCCTTGGGCGACGCCGAGGTCAGCCCGTCGCTGCGGGCGATGTAGACGGCGAGGATCTCGCTGCCCGAGCCCTTGGCGGCCATCCGGGAGGCACGGCGGATGAGGGTGCGGCCCTCGGGCCCGCCCGTCAGGCCGACGACGATCCGCTCACGGGCCTGCCAGGTGGAGCGGATGCCGTGTTCGCCCCGGTACTCCTGGAGGTACTCGTCGGCCCGGTCGGCCACCCACAGCAGCGCCAGCTCGCGCAGGGCGGTGAGGTTCCCGGGGCGGAAGTAGTTGGACAGGGCCGCGTCGACCTTGTCGGACTGGTAGATGTTCCCGTGCGCCATTCGCCGGCGCAGGGCCTGCGGGGACATGTCGACGAGTTCGATCTGGTCGGCCCGGCGCACCACCTCGTCCGGCACGGTCTCCCGCTGCCGTACACCGGTGATGGACTCCACCACGTCGCCGAGCGACTCCAGGTGCTGGATGTTCACGGTGGTCACCACGTCGATGCCCGCCCGCAGCAGCTCCTCCACGTCCTGCCACCGCTTGGCGTTGCGCGAACCGGGCACGTTGGTGTGGGCGAGCTCGTCCACGAGCGCGATCGCGGGCCGGCGCGCCAGTACGGCGTCCACGTCCATCTCGGTGAACTCGGCGCCCCGGTAGGAGAGGTGCCTGCGCGGGACCTGTTCGAGCCCGTGCAGCATGACCTCGGTACGCGGCCGCCCATGGTGCTCGACGAAGCCGACGACGCAGTCGGCGCCCCGCTCCACCCGGCGGTGGGCCTCGGACAGCATCGCGTACGTCTTGCCCACACCGGGTGCCGCGCCGAGATAGATCCGTAGCGTGCCGCGTCCCATGCGCCCATTCTCCGGGACGTTTGCGCCGATCACGCACTTTCGGGGCCCGTACGCCCATCCCTGACGGATCCCTGACGCCGGGCCCGCGCCCCGCGGCCGCCCGAGCGGGCTACGGCAGCGCATACGACAGCGGGCCGTACCCCGAAGGAGTACGGCCCGCGGCCGGAACCGGCCGGTCGGCCGGGTCGGCGTCCGGTCAGCGGACCTCGGTGATCGTCGGGCCCTGCTCCAGCTGGCCCATGCCACCGGAGAAGCGCGAGCCCTCCTGGTCCTCGGTTTGCACGCCGTCCGGCACCATCTGGGCGTCGTTCGGCAGCTTCAGCACGATCGGGTCGCGCGGAGCCATCGGGCCGTCGCCGCGCACGATGACGGTCTCGCGGAAGATCTGCTCCAGCACGCCCGCCGACTCGGGGCGCACGGCGCCCTGGCCGGAGATGACGCCGCGCAGGAACCAGCGCGGGCCGTCGACGCCGACGAAGCGGACCAGCTGGGCGCCGGTCTGGCCGTCGGGCATCGGTACGGGCACCTGGGCGCGCAGCTCCCAGCCCAGCGGACCCTCGACCTCGTCGATGATGCCGCCCTGCTGGGTGATGCCCGTGGCGATCTCCTCGCGGACCTCGCCCCAGATGCCTTCCTTCTTGGGCGCCGCGAAGGCCTGCAGCTGTACGGCGCTGTCGCCGAGGACGACCGTCGCGGCGACGATCGCGTCACCGGCGACCTCGACGCGCAGCTCCATGCCCTCGACACCCGGTACGAGAATGCCGCCCAGGTCGACGCGACCCTCCTCGGGTGCGCCGGGCACCTCGGAGACGTCCCACGGGCCGTCGGGCCGCGGGGCCGGCGGCAGGTTCACCCTGCGGGGCGCGGACTCGGTGCCGAGCTCCTCGCCGCCGTCCTGCTCATCGCCGGCCACGCCGTCCACGACCTGCTCGGCCGCGCCGCCGTCCTTGGCGGAGTCGTTCTTCTTGCGACGTCCGAACACGTCACTGTCCTTCCCGGTCGGGTACGACCGAAGCGTAGCCATTCCCACCCTGCTGACCAGCGCCGGATCCGGCCACGGCCGCATGACCGCCGGTGGAGCCGAAACCCCCCTCGGCCCGCGCCGAGCCGGGAAGTTCCGCCACCTCGTGGAAGCGCACCTTCTCGACCCTCTGGACAACCAGCTGGGCAATGCGGTCGAAGCGCTCGAACCGGACGCTCTCGCGCGGGTCGAGATTGACCACGATCACCTTGATCTCCCCACGGTACCCGGCATCCACCGTCCCCGGGGCATTCACGAGCGCGAGCCCGCAGCGGG
Protein-coding sequences here:
- a CDS encoding sensor histidine kinase: MGRGTLRIYLGAAPGVGKTYAMLSEAHRRVERGADCVVGFVEHHGRPRTEVMLHGLEQVPRRHLSYRGAEFTEMDVDAVLARRPAIALVDELAHTNVPGSRNAKRWQDVEELLRAGIDVVTTVNIQHLESLGDVVESITGVRQRETVPDEVVRRADQIELVDMSPQALRRRMAHGNIYQSDKVDAALSNYFRPGNLTALRELALLWVADRADEYLQEYRGEHGIRSTWQARERIVVGLTGGPEGRTLIRRASRMAAKGSGSEILAVYIARSDGLTSASPKELAVQRTLVEDLGGTFHHVIGDDIPEALLEFARGVNATQIVLGSSRRKAWQYVFGPGVGATVARDSGPDLDVHIVTHEEVARGRGLPVVRSAARLGRPRIIAGWIVGIVFPALLAVLLTHVNADPGLANEMLLFLALTVAAALLGGLWPALASAAFGSLLLNYFFAPPVHRFTISDPKNIVAIAVFFGVAVSVASVVDLAARRTHQAARLRAESEILSFLAGSVLRGETTLDALLERVRETFAMESVALLERTSDVEPWKPAGSVGPHPVGRPEDADVDMPIGDHMALALSGRVLPAEDRRVLGAFAAQAAVVLDRQRLVGEAEEARRLAEGNRIRTALLAAVSHDLRTPLASIKASVSSLRSDDVDWSEEDRAELLEGIEDGADRLDHLVGNLLDMSRLQTGTVTPLIREIDLDEVVPMALGGVPEDSVVLDVPETLPMVAVDPGLLERSVANVVENAVKYSPPDERVLVRASHLGDRVEVRVVDRGPGVPDEAKDRIFAPFQRHGDAPRGAGVGLGLAVARGFAEAMDGTLAAEDTPGGGLTMVLTLRAATRDSGPERAAPGGGGAASGTSGASEASDLNDPDPVRQKAGPQ
- a CDS encoding DUF3710 domain-containing protein; the protein is MFGRRKKNDSAKDGGAAEQVVDGVAGDEQDGGEELGTESAPRRVNLPPAPRPDGPWDVSEVPGAPEEGRVDLGGILVPGVEGMELRVEVAGDAIVAATVVLGDSAVQLQAFAAPKKEGIWGEVREEIATGITQQGGIIDEVEGPLGWELRAQVPVPMPDGQTGAQLVRFVGVDGPRWFLRGVISGQGAVRPESAGVLEQIFRETVIVRGDGPMAPRDPIVLKLPNDAQMVPDGVQTEDQEGSRFSGGMGQLEQGPTITEVR
- a CDS encoding response regulator, with product MTRVLVVDDEPQIVRALVINLKARKYEVDAAADGAQALELAAARHPDVVVLDLGLPDMDGVEVIKGLRGWTRVPILVLSARHSSDEKVEALDAGADDYVTKPFGMDELLARLRAAVRRAEPGAASGEDEVIVETDGFTVDLAAKKAVREGRDVRLTPTEWHLLEVLVRNGGKLVSQKQLLQEVWGPSYGTETNYLRVYMAQLRRKLEADPSHPRHFITEPGMGYRFER
- the dut gene encoding dUTP diphosphatase, with product MSENNHPPVDVLIKRVDPEVPLPAYGHPGDAGCDLVTTEAAVLEPGERAVLPTGVSIALPDGYAAFVHPRSGLAARCGLALVNAPGTVDAGYRGEIKVIVVNLDPRESVRFERFDRIAQLVVQRVEKVRFHEVAELPGSARAEGGFGSTGGHAAVAGSGAGQQGGNGYASVVPDREGQ